From the genome of Spinacia oleracea cultivar Varoflay chromosome 2, BTI_SOV_V1, whole genome shotgun sequence, one region includes:
- the LOC110802830 gene encoding homeobox-leucine zipper protein ATHB-4 — MTKMQKLNTTLMMMPRKINMGMDQEIKSPPEIIDLEEVIEITGKIGSPNSILSSGTGKRLGGFSAESDDEDGGNGGGEGGERKKLRLTKEQIVVLEQAFKEHTTLNTKQKLALAKEVNLRPRQVEVWFQNRRARTKLKQTEVDCEHLKRVCENLTEENKKLQKEVQELRALKACPEQMHANHPPTTLTLCPSCKTVSFNSSSATTKAPAGEMGRYPMAAFHRPIPLNIKKLSFTINNNRVFESHIPRS; from the exons ATGACAAAGATGCAGAAACTTAATACAACATTAATGATGATGCCAAGGAAGATTAATATGGGGATGGATCAGGAAATAAAATCACCACCAGAAATAATAGACTTGGAGGAAGTAATAGAAATAACAGGAAAAATAGGCTCCCCAAACAGCATCTTATCAAGTGGTACCGGGAAAAGGTTGGGTGGTTTTAGTGCAGAAAGCGACGACGAAGATGGCGGCAACGGTGGCGGTGAAggaggagaaagaaagaagCTTAGACTTACTAAGGAACAAATTGTGGTGTTAGAACAAGCTTTCAAGGAACACACCACCCTTAACACA AAGCAAAAATTGGCATTGGCAAAGGAAGTAAATTTAAGGCCAAGGCAAGTGGAAGTCTGGTTTCAAAATAGAAGGGCAAG GACAAAGCTGAAGCAAACAGAGGTTGATTGTGAGCACTTAAAGAGGGTTTGTGAGAATTTAACAGAAGAAAATAAGAAGCTACAAAAAGAGGTGCAAGAACTGAGGGCATTGAAGGCCTGTCCCGAACAAATGCATGCAAACCACCCTCCTACCACCCTCACATTGTGCCCTTCTTGCAAAACTGTTTCTTTCAACTCTTCTTCCGCCACAACCAAAGCTCCGGCCGGTGAAATGGGGCGATACCCGATGGCTGCCTTCCACCGGCCTATCCCGTTAAACATAAAAAAGCTTTCATTTACGATAAACAATAATCGAGTGTTCGAGTCCCATATTCCTCGCTCGTAG
- the LOC110802831 gene encoding protein FAR1-RELATED SEQUENCE 5-like yields MENLIRSVIQSTQRIQVPVEPDIQDATMEDVLNNCIENNALAQEREEEEAMEAEEQHIISGSEEPDQDIVGTLMGYTAETVEELLGFYEKHASEVGFSIRKGNTRFKVGTRIVLEKTYVCSAVGVTNNGKNKKKKVQTVVPVVPKKERKPRQVSITRTQCRACLRVKMNSEGRYEVVNHVIMHNHDLTRSQWHYLHRSERQITEEKREAIETMQKSGLSSTASFNYMAIEAGGEENLGHSKKDHLNYCTRLKMKQIEGGDAQAVTDIMYLELEGDPNFFFRFRLDEKGKLRSLFWRDSMMMEDYGIFGDIVVFDTTYRTNRYNLICAPIVGINNHWNNCMFGCAFIGDEKIESFVWLLQTFKKSMGGKSPISIFTDQDAAMNNAINQVFPDSRHRLCVWHLHQNAITRFGALKRDPTFKKTFNYCLYKCVTVVEFETNWRSMLQQYELIGEEWFTNVYDLREKWCPALSKDFFSAGILSSQRSESTNHAIGFRANRTTSLTDFYRLFKGTIQRWRSTEKQAEFSCSKSVPSSALPLSGLLKHASEVYTLSLFRDFEEEFGYSIATTAKLIWKQENTEFYAVSIDEEPWSAQRVTYIHESQTVSCTCKNFEASGWLCYHCIRILHLHSVNRIPEQYIKKRWTKSAKSSVWNKLENEKPEEVQYTPWRQTMARKYYNLILKSQSNEETRTLMEDGYAASVSLVDELLANKCNSST; encoded by the exons ATGGAAAACCTAATTAGGAGTGTGATTCAATCCACTCAAAGAATTCAAGTTCCTGTTGAACCTGATATTCAAGATGCAACAATGGAGGACGTTCTCAAcaattgcatcgaaaataatGCTTTGGCACAGGAACGTGAAGAAGAGGAGGCAATGGAAGCTGAAGAACAACATATTATTTCTGGTTCTGAAG AACCGGATCAAGATATTGTTGGAACACTGATGGGATACACTGCTGAAACAGTGGAGGAACTTCTAGGTTTCTACGAAAAACATGCTAGTGAGGTTGGGTTTTCCATAAGGAAAGGAAACACGAGATTCAAAGTTGGGACAAGAATCGTGCTTGAAAAGACATATGTTTGTTCAGCAGTAGGAGTAACAAACAAtggaaagaacaaaaagaaaaaagtgcaAACAGTTGTTCCTGTGGTgcccaaaaaagagagaaaaccaAGGCAAGTTTCGATCACGAGAACTCAATGTAGGGCTTGCTTGAGAGTGAAAATGAATTCTGAAGGCAGATATGAGGTTGTTAATCATGTGATAATGCACAACCATGATTTAACTAGAAGTCAATGGCACTACTTGCATAGATCTGAAAGGCAAATAACGGAAGAGAAGAGGGAGGCAATTGAAACTATGCAAAAATCTG GTCTGTCATCCACGGCTTCCTTTAACTACATGGCAATTGAAGCTGGAGGTGAAGAAAATTTGGGACACTCGAAGAAAGACCATCTAAATTACTGCACGAggttaaaaatgaagcaaatagAAGGAGGTGATGCACAAGCAGTAACTGACATAATGTATTTAGAGCTTGAAGGTGACCCAAACTTCTTTTTTAGATTTAGATTGGATGAAAAAGGTAAATTGAGGAGTTTGTTTTGGAGGGACTCTATGATGATGGAAGACTATGGAATTTTTGGAGATATAGTGGTTTTTGACACGACGTATAGAACAAACAGGTATAACCTAATTTGTGCTCCAAtagttggaataaacaaccactgGAACAATTGCATGTTTGGTTGTGCATTCATAGGAGATGAAAAGATTGAGTCGTTTGTGTGGCTTCTacaaactttcaaaaagtcaatGGGGGGAAAAAGTCCAATATCAATCTTTACAGATCAAGATGCAGCAATGAACAATGCCATCAATCAG GTCTTTCCAGATTCAAGACACAGATTATGTGTATGGCATTTGCATCAGAATGCTATTACCAGATTTGGGGCATTGAAACGAGATCCAACTTTTAAGAAGACATTCAACTATTGCTTGTATAAGTGTGTCACAGTAGTTGAATTTGAAACCAATTGGAGATCAATGCTGCAACAATATGAGCTGATAGGGGAAGAGTGGTTTACAAATGTATACGATTTGAGAGAAAAATGGTGCCCTGCGCTAAGCAAAGACTTCTTTTCAGCTGGGATTTTGTCTTCACAACGAAGTGAAAGCACTAATCACGCCATCGGATTTAGAGCAAACAGAACAACCAGTTTAACTGATTTCTATAGATTGTTCAAAGGTACAATACAACGTTGGAGAAGTACAGAAAAGCAAGCTGAATTCTCTTGTAGTAAATCGGTTCCATCCTCGGCTTTACCACTATCTGGATTGTTGAAACATGCATCAGAAGTTTACACGTTGTCACTATTCAGAGACTTTGAGGAGGAATTTGGATATTCAATTGCAACAACAGCAAAATTAATTTGGAAACAAG AAAATACTGAGTTCTATGCTGTGTCCATTGATGAAGAACCTTGGTCTGCACAGAGAGTAACATACATCCACGAGAGCCAAACAGTATCATGTACGTGTAAAAACTTTGAAGCTTCAGGATGGTTGTGCTACCACTGCATTAGGATATTGCACCTTCATTCGGTTAACCGGATTCCAGAACAGTACATCAAAAAGAGGTGGACAAAATCTGCCAAGTCATCAGTTTGGAACaaattagaaaatgaaaaacCAGAAGAGGTGCAGTACACACCTTGGCGCCAAACCATGGCTAGGAAATACTACAACCTTATCTTGAAAAGCCAATCAAATGAGGAGACAAGAACCCTTATGGAGGATGGTTATGCCGCTAGTGTGTCTCTGGTTGATGAACTTCTAGC AAACAAGTGCAACAGCAGCACCTGA
- the LOC110802837 gene encoding actin-related protein 2/3 complex subunit 5A has product MAGHEDFIEAENAEAIITRIEHKSRKIESLLKQYKPVEALKTALEGSSAITKDDRCKSANWIAVHRAIMAIKDVDGMLASLDSEYYDILMKYLYRGLSTGDRPTCEQCLRIHEKLTQRAGLGCILRCLADTQNTV; this is encoded by the exons ATGGCAGGGCACGAGGATTTCATCGAAGCTGAAAATGCAGAAGCCATCATCACTCGAATCGAGCACAAATCTCGCAAGATCGAAAGCTTACTCAAACA gtatAAACCAGTTGAAGCTCTCAAAACTGCGCTTGAAGGTTCATCTGCCATAACTAAAGACGATCGCTGCAAG TCGGCGAATTGGATAGCGGTTCATCGGGCGATAATGGCGATTAAAGATGTTGATGGGATGCTCGCTTCTTTGGATTCTGAGTATTATGATATTCTCATGAA GTACTTGTACAGAGGTTTGTCAACTGGAGATCGTCCGACATGTGAACAGTGCCTCAGAATACATGAAAAGCTGACTCAGAGAGCTGGTCTAGGATGCATACTTCGCTGTCTTGCTGATACACAGAATACAGTGTGA